Proteins encoded by one window of Ignavibacteriota bacterium:
- a CDS encoding HDIG domain-containing protein, whose product MSKLKETLFSKLSKKKIAENYIDKISYPSTLTSKILILLISVLLTGIFFVLNIDKKPYDTPDYRIVPGNVWEGAPLVADFSFPVYKPQNEYLEQRKKAAESALTVFILDESIEESMLNKLDNYLLVLNEIENNPQDSPEFSFPERIVKPLLSLNKNQKDAEIKKIEKVVSQYLKKSFQSGFINITVDKMNAKEISVKTSAHEFTILPVSNLTDKNLFLINAEKIIETGVSQSLRPLVLEILSRLNTHNLIFSKELTDKSIELAMTSVPRTSGYVKKGEIIIQNGEKLTTENIQKISSYQSSVFMTGDAQVDILYYLGGIGHGAILCSILILYILIIRRKIFDDNTQLIILMMVLVATSALAWLSNQIHTQYPLELLISIPALSMLVAIVYDSRTAFYATVTMSLLLAGIRGNDYVTGTIMIFTGIIAAYTVRDIQSRTQMYLSFFYIFLGFLVTLLVFGAERTMKLEEILTGVVFGFINSIMAPLITFGLLFVIERFSNISTDLRIKEFDNLDHPLLRMLSEKAPGTYQHTLSVAILAERCSREIGANPLLTKVGTYFHDIGKMAKSEYFTENQIGMDNKHDIMNAKKSAKIIIEHVNEGIKLAQEFHLPQRLIDFIPMHHGTTLVKHFYAKALEIAEDSFEVNENDFRYPGPKPQSKETAILMICDFAEAISRLDSKSLDEIESIIEKNIHERVTDGQFDECEITLDDLTKIRRVIAKNLIGMTHKRVNYKEIPKK is encoded by the coding sequence ATGTCAAAATTAAAAGAAACATTGTTCAGTAAGTTAAGCAAAAAGAAAATAGCTGAAAATTATATTGATAAGATCAGTTATCCTTCTACTCTTACATCTAAAATTTTAATACTACTAATATCCGTGCTTCTGACTGGAATTTTCTTTGTATTGAATATTGACAAAAAGCCTTACGATACACCCGATTACAGAATTGTTCCGGGTAATGTATGGGAAGGAGCCCCACTAGTCGCAGATTTTTCTTTTCCTGTATACAAGCCACAAAATGAATACCTTGAACAGCGGAAGAAAGCTGCCGAGAGCGCCCTGACTGTATTCATTCTTGATGAAAGTATCGAAGAATCAATGCTTAATAAATTAGATAATTACTTATTAGTGCTTAATGAAATTGAAAACAATCCGCAGGACTCACCGGAATTTTCATTTCCGGAACGTATTGTCAAGCCTCTTCTGAGTCTCAACAAAAATCAAAAAGATGCTGAGATTAAAAAGATTGAAAAAGTTGTTTCGCAATATCTGAAAAAATCCTTTCAGAGTGGTTTTATCAATATTACAGTTGATAAAATGAATGCTAAGGAAATTTCTGTCAAAACTTCGGCGCACGAATTTACAATCCTACCGGTATCAAATCTAACTGACAAAAATTTATTTTTGATAAATGCCGAGAAAATTATTGAGACAGGAGTTTCTCAGTCATTAAGACCACTTGTACTTGAAATTTTAAGCAGACTTAATACTCATAATCTGATATTCAGCAAAGAGCTAACCGATAAATCCATTGAACTTGCTATGACAAGTGTCCCAAGGACTTCAGGATATGTGAAAAAGGGTGAAATAATTATTCAGAACGGCGAAAAACTAACAACTGAAAATATTCAAAAAATAAGTTCTTACCAAAGTTCAGTATTTATGACAGGCGATGCACAAGTTGATATATTATATTATCTTGGTGGAATTGGTCACGGGGCAATTCTTTGTTCCATCCTGATATTATACATATTAATAATTCGCCGTAAAATATTTGATGATAATACCCAGCTAATAATTTTGATGATGGTTTTGGTCGCTACTTCCGCACTTGCCTGGCTTTCGAATCAAATACATACACAATATCCTCTTGAACTTTTGATTTCGATTCCGGCTCTTTCGATGCTTGTGGCAATTGTCTATGACTCAAGAACAGCATTCTATGCTACAGTTACTATGTCGCTTCTTCTGGCAGGTATAAGGGGTAATGACTATGTAACCGGTACAATTATGATATTCACAGGAATAATTGCTGCATATACTGTAAGAGATATCCAAAGCCGCACCCAGATGTATTTATCATTTTTCTATATTTTCCTTGGATTTCTTGTTACATTGCTTGTATTTGGAGCTGAGCGTACAATGAAACTTGAGGAGATTCTGACCGGAGTCGTATTTGGTTTTATTAATTCAATTATGGCACCATTAATCACATTCGGTTTGCTTTTTGTTATTGAACGATTTTCGAATATTTCGACCGACCTCAGAATTAAAGAATTTGATAATTTAGACCATCCACTTTTAAGAATGTTATCGGAGAAAGCTCCGGGTACTTATCAGCATACATTATCGGTTGCTATTCTTGCTGAGAGATGCTCCCGGGAAATTGGAGCAAATCCTCTACTAACAAAAGTAGGGACATATTTCCACGACATTGGAAAAATGGCAAAATCAGAGTATTTCACTGAAAATCAAATAGGGATGGATAATAAACATGATATTATGAATGCCAAAAAAAGTGCAAAGATTATAATCGAACACGTTAACGAAGGCATAAAACTCGCTCAGGAATTTCACCTGCCCCAGCGATTGATTGATTTTATACCGATGCATCATGGTACAACACTTGTAAAGCATTTCTATGCTAAAGCACTTGAAATTGCTGAAGACAGCTTTGAAGTCAATGAAAATGACTTCAGATATCCCGGACCAAAACCTCAAAGCAAAGAAACAGCTATACTAATGATTTGCGATTTTGCTGAAGCTATCTCAAGACTTGATTCCAAATCTCTGGATGAAATTGAGAGTATAATCGAGAAGAATATCCATGAACGTGTAACCGACGGTCAGTTCGATGAATGCGAAATTACGCTTGATGACCTTACAAAAATTCGTCGAGTAATTGCAAAAAATCTTATTGGTATGACACACAAAAGGGTTAATTACAAAGAAATTCCTAAAAAGTAG
- a CDS encoding 16S rRNA (uracil(1498)-N(3))-methyltransferase, with translation MECLYISELNEKSTLIKLNSEESKHTKALRISKGDELLVTNGCGLTALCVLEEISKSGNLLRCIDFRKNSNEIGYEITLAAGILDNTDRFEFIIEKAVELGVSEIVPLITKHSGSKQVRYDRAQSKIIAALKQSKRSNLPTYTDAVYLSDLFGKFDNWDAVILADEKGSNEIRLANCKKILILCGPEGGFSELEIQEINKSNNLNKIKLSSTRLRSETAAIAALSVVLFNLE, from the coding sequence ATGGAATGTCTATATATTTCAGAATTAAATGAAAAAAGTACTTTAATCAAGTTGAATTCCGAAGAGTCAAAGCATACAAAAGCATTGAGGATTTCTAAAGGAGATGAACTACTTGTTACCAATGGTTGCGGCTTAACTGCCCTTTGTGTTCTCGAAGAGATTTCTAAATCCGGCAATCTTCTCAGATGCATAGATTTCAGGAAAAATTCAAATGAAATAGGTTACGAGATTACTCTTGCAGCCGGCATTTTGGATAATACCGACCGTTTTGAATTTATAATCGAAAAAGCTGTGGAATTGGGTGTTTCTGAAATTGTACCGCTTATTACAAAACACTCGGGCAGTAAGCAGGTGAGATATGACAGAGCTCAATCGAAAATAATCGCAGCTCTCAAACAGTCTAAAAGAAGCAATTTGCCTACTTATACTGATGCTGTTTATCTTTCCGATCTTTTTGGCAAGTTTGACAATTGGGATGCGGTAATTTTGGCTGATGAAAAGGGTAGCAATGAAATTCGCTTAGCTAATTGTAAGAAAATTCTAATTCTATGTGGTCCTGAAGGTGGGTTTTCAGAACTTGAAATTCAGGAAATTAATAAATCTAATAACCTGAATAAAATTAAATTATCTTCAACAAGACTTAGAAGTGAAACTGCTGCAATTGCCGCTTTGAGTGTAGTTTTATTTAACTTAGAATAA
- a CDS encoding thioredoxin family protein: MKENIKEITSFDELNNEISNKLISLVYLSHQNCSVCKVLKPKISELLTEEYPNVKMLYADIEKIPEIKGQFSVFAVPTIIFFIEGRENFRRSRNIGIGELRDLIERPYQFLFSEE; encoded by the coding sequence ATGAAAGAAAATATTAAAGAAATTACATCTTTTGATGAGCTGAATAATGAAATTTCCAATAAATTAATTTCATTAGTTTATCTTTCTCACCAAAATTGCAGTGTTTGCAAAGTATTAAAGCCCAAGATATCAGAATTACTTACTGAGGAATATCCAAATGTAAAAATGCTTTATGCTGATATTGAGAAAATACCTGAAATAAAAGGACAATTCAGCGTTTTTGCAGTACCGACAATAATCTTCTTTATCGAAGGCAGGGAAAATTTCCGTAGAAGCCGAAATATTGGAATTGGCGAGTTACGTGATTTGATTGAAAGACCCTATCAATTTCTTTTTTCGGAAGAATAA
- a CDS encoding flippase, with amino-acid sequence MSVGRQILKNTFSLTAAELAGKGLAIIFTIYLIRVIGPANNGVFTLAKSFVQGLLVLVWLGFEQVGVREVARDRSQMQYYVGSVLSIRLTIATTCYILLVAGLELFADIGNIDINTRIVAYIYGLLLFGNAVLLNWVFQAIERMHIIAIRSVLVNLLNLLGLIIFVRHENDLITAVWIIVISMLLNSAWMLIYYIKSYGMPKLNFNIPSWGNMFWQSARVGFVFLIVTFYSIIGVQVLSYYHGDVQTGIYGAAFQIIVFLLIPAGILQGAFFPQFAKTNGIEERNKIVSRFVVINLIAGVIMSFSLYVFSPAVVAVLGEKYAESQAILKYLSLTVLIQYISTSFMSPLIAWNNEKIVIYANLAGLAANIIFNFLLIPQYGYIGAAIATIVCELAVMIVIMFIYRRLQSSLFIKNLLSVIMTGIPAFLLGYTLIEAGMNIYLAFIINLAVFLGLILLLKIIKISEIKSLISR; translated from the coding sequence ATGAGCGTCGGAAGACAAATCCTAAAAAATACTTTCTCCCTTACTGCAGCTGAATTAGCCGGTAAGGGACTTGCTATTATTTTTACGATATATTTAATTCGCGTGATAGGTCCTGCAAATAATGGTGTTTTTACTTTAGCCAAATCTTTTGTTCAGGGTTTGCTTGTACTTGTCTGGCTCGGTTTTGAACAAGTCGGAGTCAGAGAAGTTGCTCGTGACAGAAGCCAAATGCAATATTATGTTGGTTCTGTGCTTTCAATCAGATTGACAATTGCCACAACTTGCTATATTTTGCTTGTTGCAGGTCTAGAACTATTTGCCGATATTGGTAATATTGATATCAATACACGCATTGTTGCATACATTTACGGACTTTTACTCTTTGGGAATGCAGTACTTCTGAACTGGGTTTTTCAGGCAATTGAAAGAATGCACATTATCGCAATCCGAAGTGTTCTTGTAAACCTGCTCAATCTATTAGGTTTGATAATATTTGTCCGACACGAAAACGACCTGATAACTGCCGTCTGGATTATTGTTATTTCTATGCTTCTTAACTCCGCTTGGATGTTAATATATTATATCAAATCCTACGGAATGCCAAAACTTAACTTCAATATCCCAAGTTGGGGAAATATGTTCTGGCAATCTGCAAGAGTAGGTTTTGTTTTTTTAATTGTAACTTTTTACAGCATTATCGGCGTGCAGGTTCTTTCATATTATCATGGTGATGTTCAGACAGGTATTTACGGAGCTGCTTTTCAGATAATCGTGTTTTTACTTATTCCGGCAGGAATATTGCAGGGTGCATTTTTTCCACAGTTTGCTAAAACAAACGGAATAGAGGAGAGAAACAAAATTGTATCGCGGTTTGTTGTAATTAATTTAATTGCCGGAGTAATAATGTCATTTTCACTTTATGTATTTTCTCCCGCTGTTGTTGCTGTATTAGGTGAAAAATACGCCGAATCTCAGGCAATCTTGAAATACCTTTCTCTGACGGTGCTTATTCAGTATATCAGCACAAGTTTTATGAGTCCTCTGATTGCTTGGAATAATGAGAAAATTGTTATCTATGCTAATCTTGCAGGTCTTGCAGCTAATATTATATTCAATTTTTTGCTTATTCCACAATATGGCTATATCGGTGCAGCGATAGCAACAATTGTCTGCGAACTTGCTGTAATGATTGTAATTATGTTTATATACCGCCGTTTGCAATCATCACTTTTTATAAAAAACCTGCTGTCTGTAATTATGACAGGAATACCCGCATTTCTATTGGGCTACACATTAATTGAAGCCGGAATGAATATTTATCTGGCTTTTATAATAAATTTAGCTGTATTTTTAGGGCTTATTTTACTTTTAAAAATCATAAAAATCAGCGAAATAAAGTCTCTCATCTCTAGATAA
- a CDS encoding DUF1957 domain-containing protein gives MHSGNFVLILHTHLPWVLHHGTAPHGVDWLNEAVAECYIPLLNVFNDLSAEGIRPGVTLDISPVLCEQLEHPDFKKEFVKYCDKMIAAARQDREDFTNWGYDPHHIWLTQYWEDWFQSRKSDYLNKYDSSVIKGLRELQDKGAIEIMTCGATHGYLPLLGYDKSVNLQIKAAVENYKKHFGRAPRGCWLPECAYRPSYEWHTYLPVEPFHTKRLRTGVEQVLAAHGIQYFVTDEDLIQRINPLGVFADDEKHEFISINSDKFHHGMGNFDKSPLRIYNVSSSEKTGYGTAVAFSRHQDISMQVWSGEVGYPGEPDYLDFHKKHVNSWLRYWRVTDTKADMMYKTLYHPDWIYDKADKQAMHFIHHVENTSNHFNNLTGKLSTVCTPFDTELFGHWWFEGPEFIKAVLKGLHHSPYVNAVTASEQLLAVKPREVVQLPEGSWGENNNHDVWSNPENTWTWESIYNDELRLNNLFEAYPLNTQNATQKRIALQALRELMLLHSSDWQFLIYTQSARDYSEQRFTYHHSDFNRLCDLFEKYAANGEIQNPDLKYLEETEKRNSVFPELQLEWWQELFN, from the coding sequence ATGCATTCAGGTAATTTTGTACTTATTTTGCATACCCATTTACCTTGGGTACTTCATCATGGCACTGCTCCTCATGGAGTTGACTGGCTGAATGAAGCCGTTGCAGAATGTTACATCCCACTTCTAAACGTATTTAATGATTTATCAGCCGAAGGAATTCGCCCGGGAGTTACTCTTGACATCTCACCAGTTCTTTGTGAGCAGTTAGAGCATCCGGATTTCAAAAAAGAATTTGTCAAATACTGCGATAAAATGATAGCAGCTGCCCGTCAGGACAGAGAAGACTTCACAAATTGGGGATATGACCCACACCATATTTGGCTGACACAATACTGGGAAGACTGGTTCCAATCACGTAAAAGTGATTATCTGAATAAATATGATTCTTCGGTTATAAAAGGACTTCGTGAGCTTCAGGACAAAGGAGCTATCGAGATTATGACCTGCGGAGCAACTCATGGTTACTTGCCTCTTTTGGGCTATGACAAGAGTGTGAATTTGCAGATTAAAGCGGCTGTTGAAAATTACAAGAAACATTTCGGAAGAGCTCCTCGTGGCTGCTGGCTACCGGAATGTGCTTACAGACCATCTTATGAATGGCATACATATTTACCTGTCGAGCCTTTCCATACAAAAAGGCTTCGTACAGGTGTTGAGCAAGTTCTTGCGGCTCATGGTATTCAATATTTTGTAACTGATGAGGATTTAATTCAAAGAATTAATCCTCTTGGAGTATTTGCTGATGATGAGAAGCATGAATTTATCAGTATAAATTCTGACAAATTTCATCACGGAATGGGTAATTTTGATAAGTCACCTCTTCGAATTTACAATGTCAGCTCAAGTGAAAAAACCGGATACGGAACTGCAGTAGCATTTTCAAGACATCAGGACATATCTATGCAGGTATGGAGCGGTGAAGTTGGATATCCCGGAGAACCGGATTATCTCGATTTCCACAAAAAACACGTTAATTCTTGGCTCAGATACTGGAGAGTCACAGATACAAAAGCTGATATGATGTATAAGACGCTTTATCATCCTGACTGGATTTATGACAAAGCCGACAAGCAAGCTATGCACTTTATTCATCATGTCGAAAACACAAGCAATCATTTCAATAATCTAACCGGAAAATTGAGCACAGTTTGTACACCTTTCGATACCGAGCTATTCGGTCATTGGTGGTTTGAAGGACCTGAGTTCATCAAAGCAGTACTCAAAGGGCTTCATCATTCGCCTTATGTCAATGCTGTAACTGCTTCAGAGCAATTGCTTGCAGTTAAACCACGTGAAGTTGTCCAGCTCCCTGAAGGCTCGTGGGGCGAGAACAATAATCATGATGTATGGTCTAATCCGGAAAATACATGGACATGGGAATCCATTTATAACGATGAATTACGACTGAATAATTTATTTGAAGCATACCCGTTAAACACTCAAAATGCCACACAGAAACGCATTGCATTGCAGGCGCTACGTGAATTGATGCTATTGCATAGCTCAGATTGGCAGTTTTTAATTTATACACAATCTGCCAGAGATTATTCAGAGCAGAGATTTACATATCATCATTCGGATTTCAACAGACTTTGCGATTTATTCGAAAAATATGCAGCGAACGGTGAAATTCAAAATCCTGATTTAAAATATTTAGAAGAAACCGAAAAACGTAATTCAGTATTTCCTGAGCTTCAACTTGAGTGGTGGCAAGAACTGTTTAATTAA
- a CDS encoding DUF3467 domain-containing protein, whose product MADKNKPVQQQLNIELGEKEAEGIYSNLAIISHSGAEFIIDFTRVLPGVPKAKVHARIVMTPQHAKLLLRALNENVARFENSHGEINVDGHNGLNNFPGFGPGNPKIN is encoded by the coding sequence ATGGCAGACAAAAACAAACCAGTTCAACAACAGTTGAATATTGAATTGGGCGAAAAGGAAGCAGAAGGCATTTATTCAAACCTTGCAATAATTTCACATTCAGGTGCTGAATTTATAATTGATTTTACACGCGTACTTCCCGGAGTGCCTAAAGCAAAAGTTCATGCCCGAATAGTAATGACGCCTCAACATGCTAAATTACTCCTCAGAGCATTAAATGAAAATGTAGCCAGATTTGAAAATTCTCATGGTGAAATCAATGTTGATGGTCACAATGGGCTGAATAACTTCCCCGGATTTGGTCCCGGGAACCCAAAGATTAATTAA